The Medicago truncatula cultivar Jemalong A17 chromosome 4, MtrunA17r5.0-ANR, whole genome shotgun sequence genome includes a region encoding these proteins:
- the LOC120579883 gene encoding uncharacterized protein — MVDYNSDDFMDRLREALRSVNLGDERWRSRRGEPRPNADEFKITELPEFNGSADPEVYLEWERKIDRMFDFKDLDDEKRCKYAILKLSKSASLWYEGLKARRIRDRKEKISSWESLKRKLRKRYVPSNHRLNLYKKISDLVQGKMSVTEYIDEFENLCLMGELEENEEQRMSRFLRGLNKNIAFAVELCNYSDFNTLSTLCLKIENQNKSRYNAGGSSGWSKGGVSGSAAAAPSTKPNVTQPKQVEPTPKQSSAASKETSLSTVRCFKCQGFGHYARACPNKRVVTLREAVSMRDELIKEEEESEEYGPPIYDTLVLRTLQAKTAPLDGDQRNQIFYTKCQVKDKWCSVIVDGGSCTNAASTEMVSKLGLLTTKHPKPYALHWLDNGSSIKVTRQTSVGLTMGSYVDEILCDVVPMDASHILLGRPWQFDRDYEDVFPIELPIGLPPIRGIEHQIDLIPGAPLPNKAAYRCNPEETKELQRQIEELISMGYVRESMSPCAVPTLLVPKKDGSWRIVVFLGYIVSKDGVSVDPTKVDAIKTWPSPTTVSEVRSFHGLASFYRRFIQNFSTITSPITECLKKGAFVWNEQAQKAFELIKLKLCEAPVLALPDFTQPFEVECDASGVGIGAVLIQNKRPIAYFSEKLGGARLNYCTYDKEFYAIVRALDHWSHYLRSNHFVLHSDHESLKYINGQQKLSPRHAKWVEFLQSFNFSSKYKDGKSNVVADALSRRYGGFLFKENRLCIPRHAIRELLVREAHGGGLAGHFGITKTLEILKEHFHWPKMLGDVQKVISKCVTCHMAKSSFKPGAYTPLPTPNGPWMDVSMDFIVALPRTQRGKDAIMVVVDRFSKMAHFVACHKTDDASNVADLYFREIVRLHGVPKTIVSDRDSKFLSYFWNTLWRKLGTKLLFSTSHHPQTDGQTEVTNRTLGTLLRGLVNKTQKDWDLKLAHAEFAYNRSHTYATNHSPFEVVYGVNPYLPLDLMAMPLVWVHLRKERFPSKRKNKLMPRADGPFKVISKINDNAYKIDLPGEYGVHATFNIGDLSPYLDDDGIQELRSIPFKGGGDDAKIDLEELEISTRDNHQGASGVGSFANHHQGLSLITWLF; from the exons ATGGTGGATTACAACAGCGATGATTTCATGGACAGATTGCGTGAAGCCTTAAGGAGCGTCAATCTGGGAGATGAACGATGGAGGTCTAGAAGGGGTGAACCACGTCCAAACGCGGATGAATTCAAAATCACCGAGCTACCTGAATTCAATGGCAGTGCAGACCCGGAGGTTTATTTGGAATGGGAGCGCAAGATCGATAGAATGTTTGACTTCAAGGATCTTGACGATGAGAAGCGTTGTAAGTATGCTATTCTGAAACTTAGCAAAAGTGCATCGTTGTGGTATGAGGGCTTGAAGGCTCGAAGAATACGAGATAGGAAGGAGAAAATCAGTTCTTGGGAGTCCTTGAAAAGAAAGTTGCGCAAAAGGTATGTGCCATCGAACCACAGATTGAACTTGTATAAGAAGATTTCAGATTTAGTACAAGGTAAAATGAGTGTTACTGAGTACATTGATGAATTCGAAAACCTATGTTTAATGGGTGAGTTGGAGGAAAATGAAGAGCAAAGAATGAGTCGTTTTCTTCGTGGTCTGAATAAGAACATAGCATTTGCTGTTGAGCTATGTAATTATTCTGACTTCAACACTTTGAGCACCTTgtgtttaaaaattgaaaatcaaaataagagCAGATATAATGCTGGTGGTTCAAGTGGTTGGTCCAAGGGAGGTGTATCAGGTAGTGCAGCTGCAGcccctagcactaaaccaaatGTGACTCAACCAAAACAGGTTGAGCCTACTCCTAAACAATCTAGTGCTGCATCCAAAGAGACTAGCCTGTCGACGGTTAGGTGTTTTAAGTGTCAAGGCTTTGGACACTATGCTAGAGCTTGCCCTAATAAAAGAGTTGTGACCCTCAGAGAAGCGGTTAGCATGCGTGATGAGTTGATTAAGGAAGAGGAAGAATCTG AAGAATATGGACCTCCCATCTATGATACTTTGGTGCTTAGAACTTTACAAGCTAAAACTGCACCCTTGGATGGGGATCAAAGGAATCAAATCTTCTACACTAAGTGTCAAGTGAAGGATAAATGGTGTAGTGTCATTGTGGATGGAGGTAGTTGTACCAATGCAGCTTCAACTGAAATGGTGTCTAAATTAGGATTACTTACAACAAAACATCCTAAACCTTATGCACTACATTGGTTGGACAATGGGAGTAGTATAAAAGTTACAAGACAGACTAGTGTGGGGTTAACCATGGGGTCTTATGTTGATGAGATCTTGTGTGATGTTGTGCCTATGGATGCGAGTCATATACTTCTGGGACGTCCTTGGCAATTTGATAGAGAT TATGAAGATGTGTTTCCAATTGAATTACCAATTGGTTTGCCACCTATTCGTGGAATTGAGCATCAAATTGATCTAATTCCCGGAGCTCCATTACCAAACAAAGCGGCCTATAGGTGTAATCCGGAGGAGACAAAAGAGTTGCAACGGCAAATTGAAGAATTGATCAGCATGGGTTATGTGCGTGAATCAATGAGTCCTTGTGCTGTCCCAACGTTGCTGGTTCCTAAGAAGGATGGTTCCTGGAGAAT TGTGGTGTTTCTTGGATACATTGTGTCTAAAGATGGAGTATCGGTTGATCCAACAAAGGTGGATGCTATCAAAACATGGCCAAGTCCTACAACAGTTTCGGAGGTGAGATCTTTCCATGGTCTTGCATCATTTTATCGACGCTTTATCCAGAATTTTAGCACTATAACAAGCCCTATTACTGAATGTTTGAAGAAGGGTGCGTTTGTGTGGAATGAGCAAGCACAAAAGGCTTTTGAATTGATTAAGTTAAAGCTTTGTGAAGCTCCTGTTTTAGCTTTGCCCGACTTCACTCAACCATTTGAGGTCGAATGTGATGCTAGTGGGGTTGGCATTGGAGCTGTTTTGATACAAAACAAAAGGCCTATAGCTTATTTCTCAGAGAAACTTGGGGGAGCTCGATTGAACTATTGCACCTATGACAAGGAGTTCTATGCCATTGTAAGAGCTCTTGATCATTGGAGTCATTATTTGCGTTCTAACCACTTTGTGTTGCATTCAGATCACGAGTCTTTAAAGTATATCAACGGACAACAAAAGTTGAGTCCAAGGCATGCTAAATGGGTTGAATTTCTTCAATCTTTTAATTTCTCTTCAAAATACAAAGATGGTAAGAGTAACGTGGTGGCTGATGCACTTTCAAGGAGGTAT GGTGGATTTTTGTTCAAAGAGAATCGGCTTTGCATTCCAAGGCATGCAATTCGTGAGTTGCTAGTTCGTGAGGCTCATGGTGGGGGTTTAGCTGGTCACTTTGGCATTACAAAGACCCTGGAGATTTTAAAAGAACACTTTCATTGGCCAAAGATGTTAGGAGATGTGCAAAAGGTCATTAGCAAGTGTGTTACTTGTCATATGGCGAAGAGTTCTTTCAAACCAGGGGCATATACTCCATTACCAACACCTAATGGTCCTTGGATGGACGTGAGCATGGATTTCATTGTGGCTTTGCCCCGCACACAGCGAGGTAAGGATGCAATTATGGTTGTTGTTGATAGGTTTTCAAAGATGGCACACTTTGTAGCTTGTCACAAAACAGATGATGCTAGTAACGTTGCTGATTTGTACTTTCGTGAGATTGTGCGCTTACATGGAGTTCCTAAAACTATTGTTTCCGATCGTGATTCAAAGTTTTTGAGTTATTTCTGGAATACATTATGGAGGAAATTGGGTACTAAGTTGCTGTTTAGTACTTCCCATCACCCTCAAACCGATGGGCAAACAGAGGTGACTAATAGAACTCTTGGTACCTTGCTGCGTGGCTTGGTTAATAAAACTCAAAAGGATTGGGACTTGAAGTTAGCTCATGCCGAATTTGCCTACAATCGGTCCCATACATATGCTACTAACCATTCTCCTTTTGAAGTTGTTTATGGTGTGAATCCTTACTTGCCATTGGATCTGATGGCTATGCC TCTTGTATGGGTCCATTTGAGAAAAGAGAGATTCCCAAGCAAAAGAAAGAATAAGCTCATGCCTAGAGCTGATGGTCCCTTCAAAGTTATATCAAAGATCAATGATAATGCATACAAGATTGATTTGCCCGGAGAATATGGAGTACATGCAACTTTCAATATTGGAGATCTCTCACCATATTTGGatgatgatggtattcaagaaTTGAGGTCAATTCCTTTCAAAGGGGGAGGGGATGATGCGAAAATTGATCTAGAAGAGCTTGAAATCAGCACACGTGACAATCACCAAGGAGCTAGTGGCGTGGGGTCCTTTGCTAATCATCATCAAGGACTGAGTTTAATTACTTGGTTATTTTAA
- the LOC25491776 gene encoding isoflavone 4'-O-methyltransferase: MDFKSNGSEETQLYHAQIHLYKHVYSFISSMALKSAVELGIVDAIHKHGKPMTVPELASSLKLHPSKVSVLYRFLRLLTHDGFFAKTTVKEETAYALTPPSKLLINGESTCFAPLVKGILHPCSLDMWHSSKKWFSEEKDLALYESAMGETFFNFLNKDSESDKLGLFQGAMAADSQMFKLALKDCSHVFEGLESLVDVAGGTGVVSKLIHEEFPHIKCTVLDQPQVVANLSGTQNLNFVGGDMFKSIPPADAVLLKWVLHDWDDELSLKILNNSKEAISGKGKKGKIIIIDISIDETSEDRELTELQLHFDMVMMTLHNGKEREKKEWKKLIYDAGFSSYKITPICGFKSLIEVYP; encoded by the exons ATGGATTTCAAGAGCAATGGCAGTGAAGAAACTCAGCTGTATCATGCTCAAATCCATTTATACAAACATGTATACAGCTTTATAAGTTCCATGGCACTCAAATCTGCTGTGGAACTAGGAATAGTAGATGCAATCCACAAACATGGAAAGCCTATGACTGTTCCTGAATTAGCCTCATCTTTGAAACTTCACCCTTCTAAAGTTAGTGTCCTATATAGGTTCTTGCGCTTGCTAACACACGATGGTTTCTTCGCAAAAACAACAGTGAAAGAAGAAACAGCTTATGCTCTCACACCTCCTTCAAAGCTTCTCATCAATGGTGAATCAACTTGTTTTGCACCACTTGTTAAGGGAATTCTTCATCCATGTTCTCTGGATATGTGGCACTCCTCTAAGAAATGGTTCTCAGAGGAGAAGGATCTTGCACTTTATGAAAGTGCAATGGGGGAGACATTTTTTAACTTTCTTAACAAAGATTCTGAATCTGATAAACTTGGTCTGTTTCAAGGGGCCATGGCAGCTGATTCACAAATGTTTAAGCTTGCTCTCAAGGACTGCAGCCATGTGTTTGAGGGTTTGGAATCTTTGGTTGATGTGGCAGGTGGGACTGGAGTTGTGTCAAAACTCATTCATGAAGAATTTCCACACATCAAATGCACAGTTTTAGATCAACCACAGGTTGTGGCTAACTTATCTGGAACTCAAAATTTGAACTTTGTTGGTGGAGATATGTTCAAATCAATCCCTCCTGCAGATGCTGTTTTACTCAAG TGGGTTTTGCATGATTGGGATGATGAACTCTCCTTAAAGATATTGAATAACAGCAAAGAAGCTATTtcaggaaaaggaaaaaaaggaaagaTAATAATCATAGACATATCAATTGATGAAACAAGTGAAGATCGTGAGTTAACCGAGTTACAATTGCACTTTGACATGGTAATGATGACTCTACATAatggaaaagaaagagaaaagaaagaatggAAGAAACTCATATATGATGCAGGTTTCAGTAGCTACAAGATTACTCCAATATGTGGCTTCAAGTCTCTTATAGAAGTTTATCCTTAA
- the LOC120579845 gene encoding isoflavone 4'-O-methyltransferase isoform X3, which yields MDFKSNGSEETQLYHAQIHLYKHVYSFISSMALKSAVELGIVDAIHKHGKPMTVPELASSLKLHPSKVSVLYRFLRLLTHDGFFAKTTVKEETAYALTPPSKLLINGESTCFAPLVKGILHPCSLDMWHSSKKWFSEEKDLALYESAMGETFFNFLNKDSESDKLGLFQGAMAADSQMFKLALKDCSHVFEGLESLVDVAGGTGVVSKLIHEEFPHIKCTVLDQPQVVANLSGTQNLNFVGGDMFKSIPPADAVLLKWVLHDWDDELSLRILKNCKEAISGKGKKGKIIIIDVSIDETSDDHELTELQLHFDMVMMTLHNGKEREKKEWKKLIYDAGFSSYKITPICGFKSLIEVYP from the exons ATGGATTTCAAGAGCAATGGCAGTGAAGAAACTCAGCTGTATCATGCTCAAATCCATTTATACAAACATGTATACAGCTTTATAAGTTCCATGGCACTCAAATCTGCTGTGGAACTAGGAATAGTAGATGCAATCCACAAACATGGAAAGCCTATGACTGTTCCTGAATTAGCCTCATCTTTGAAACTTCACCCTTCTAAAGTTAGTGTCCTATATAGGTTCTTGCGCTTGCTAACACACGATGGTTTCTTCGCAAAAACAACAGTGAAAGAAGAAACAGCTTATGCTCTCACACCTCCTTCAAAGCTTCTCATCAATGGTGAATCAACTTGTTTTGCACCACTTGTTAAGGGAATTCTTCATCCATGTTCTCTGGATATGTGGCACTCCTCTAAGAAATGGTTCTCAGAGGAGAAGGATCTTGCACTTTATGAAAGTGCAATGGGGGAGACATTTTTTAACTTTCTTAACAAAGATTCTGAATCTGATAAACTTGGTCTGTTTCAAGGGGCCATGGCAGCTGATTCACAAATGTTTAAGCTTGCTCTCAAGGACTGCAGCCATGTGTTTGAGGGTTTGGAATCTTTGGTTGATGTGGCAGGTGGGACTGGAGTTGTGTCAAAACTCATTCATGAAGAATTTCCACACATCAAATGCACAGTTTTAGATCAACCACAGGTTGTGGCTAACTTATCTGGAACTCAAAATTTGAACTTTGTTGGTGGAGATATGTTCAAATCAATCCCTCCTGCAGATGCTGTTTTACTCAAG TGGGTTCTGCATGATTGGGATGATGAACTCTCCCTAAGGATATTGAAGAACTGCAAAGAAGCTATTTCaggaaaagggaaaaaaggAAAG ATAATAATCATAGACGTATCAATTGATGAAACAAGTGATGATCATGAATTAACCGAGTTGCAATTGCACTTTGACATGGTAATGATGACTCTGCATAatggaaaagaaagagaaaagaaagaatggAAGAAACTCATCTATGACGCTGGCTTCAGCAGCTACAAGATTACTCCAATATGTGGCTTCAAGTCACTCATAGAAGTTTATCCCTAA
- the LOC120579845 gene encoding isoflavone 4'-O-methyltransferase isoform X2 gives MDFKSNGSEETQLYHAQIHLYKHVYSFISSMALKSAVELGIVDAIHKHGKPMTVPELASSLKLHPSKVSVLYRFLRLLTHDGFFAKTTVKEETAYALTPPSKLLINGESTCFAPLVKGILHPCSLDMWHSSKKWFSEEKDLALYESAMGETFFNFLNKDSESDKLGLFQGAMAADSQMFKLALKDCSHVFEGLESLVDVAGGTGVVSKLIHEEFPHIKCTVLDQPQVVANLSGTQNLNFVGGDMFKSIPPADAVLLKWVLHDWDDELSLRILKNCKEAISGKGKKGKIIIIDVSIDETSDDHELTELQLHFDMVMMTLHNGKEREKKEWKKLIYDAGFSSYKITPICGFKSLIEVYP, from the exons ATGGATTTCAAGAGCAATGGCAGTGAAGAAACTCAGCTGTATCATGCTCAAATCCATTTATACAAACATGTATACAGCTTTATAAGTTCCATGGCACTCAAATCTGCTGTGGAACTAGGAATAGTAGATGCAATCCACAAACATGGAAAGCCTATGACTGTTCCTGAATTAGCCTCATCTTTGAAACTTCACCCTTCTAAAGTTAGTGTCCTATATAGGTTCTTGCGCTTGCTAACACACGATGGTTTCTTCGCAAAAACAACAGTGAAAGAAGAAACAGCTTATGCTCTCACACCTCCTTCAAAGCTTCTCATCAATGGTGAATCAACTTGTTTTGCACCACTTGTTAAGGGAATTCTTCATCCATGTTCTCTGGATATGTGGCACTCCTCTAAGAAATGGTTCTCAGAGGAGAAGGATCTTGCACTTTATGAAAGTGCAATGGGGGAGACATTTTTTAACTTTCTTAACAAAGATTCTGAATCTGATAAACTTGGTCTGTTTCAAGGGGCCATGGCAGCTGATTCACAAATGTTTAAGCTTGCTCTCAAGGACTGCAGCCATGTGTTTGAGGGTTTGGAATCTTTGGTTGATGTGGCAGGTGGGACTGGAGTTGTGTCAAAACTCATTCATGAAGAATTTCCACACATCAAATGCACAGTTTTAGATCAACCACAGGTTGTGGCTAACTTATCTGGAACTCAAAATTTGAACTTTGTTGGTGGAGATATGTTCAAATCAATCCCTCCTGCAGATGCTGTTTTACTCAAG TGGGTTCTGCATGATTGGGATGATGAACTCTCCCTAAGGATATTGAAGAACTGCAAAGAAGCTATTTCaggaaaagggaaaaaaggAAAGATAATAATCATAGACGTATCAATTGATGAAACAAGTGATGATCATGAATTAACCGAGTTGCAATTGCACTTTGACATG GTAATGATGACTCTGCATAatggaaaagaaagagaaaagaaagaatggAAGAAACTCATCTATGACGCTGGCTTCAGCAGCTACAAGATTACTCCAATATGTGGCTTCAAGTCACTCATAGAAGTTTATCCCTAA
- the LOC120579845 gene encoding isoflavone 4'-O-methyltransferase isoform X1, producing the protein MDFKSNGSEETQLYHAQIHLYKHVYSFISSMALKSAVELGIVDAIHKHGKPMTVPELASSLKLHPSKVSVLYRFLRLLTHDGFFAKTTVKEETAYALTPPSKLLINGESTCFAPLVKGILHPCSLDMWHSSKKWFSEEKDLALYESAMGETFFNFLNKDSESDKLGLFQGAMAADSQMFKLALKDCSHVFEGLESLVDVAGGTGVVSKLIHEEFPHIKCTVLDQPQVVANLSGTQNLNFVGGDMFKSIPPADAVLLKWVLHDWDDELSLRILKNCKEAISGKGKKGKIIIIDVSIDETSDDHELTELQLHFDMVMMTLHNGKEREKKEWKKLIYDAGFSSYKITPICGFKSLIEVYP; encoded by the exons ATGGATTTCAAGAGCAATGGCAGTGAAGAAACTCAGCTGTATCATGCTCAAATCCATTTATACAAACATGTATACAGCTTTATAAGTTCCATGGCACTCAAATCTGCTGTGGAACTAGGAATAGTAGATGCAATCCACAAACATGGAAAGCCTATGACTGTTCCTGAATTAGCCTCATCTTTGAAACTTCACCCTTCTAAAGTTAGTGTCCTATATAGGTTCTTGCGCTTGCTAACACACGATGGTTTCTTCGCAAAAACAACAGTGAAAGAAGAAACAGCTTATGCTCTCACACCTCCTTCAAAGCTTCTCATCAATGGTGAATCAACTTGTTTTGCACCACTTGTTAAGGGAATTCTTCATCCATGTTCTCTGGATATGTGGCACTCCTCTAAGAAATGGTTCTCAGAGGAGAAGGATCTTGCACTTTATGAAAGTGCAATGGGGGAGACATTTTTTAACTTTCTTAACAAAGATTCTGAATCTGATAAACTTGGTCTGTTTCAAGGGGCCATGGCAGCTGATTCACAAATGTTTAAGCTTGCTCTCAAGGACTGCAGCCATGTGTTTGAGGGTTTGGAATCTTTGGTTGATGTGGCAGGTGGGACTGGAGTTGTGTCAAAACTCATTCATGAAGAATTTCCACACATCAAATGCACAGTTTTAGATCAACCACAGGTTGTGGCTAACTTATCTGGAACTCAAAATTTGAACTTTGTTGGTGGAGATATGTTCAAATCAATCCCTCCTGCAGATGCTGTTTTACTCAAG TGGGTTCTGCATGATTGGGATGATGAACTCTCCCTAAGGATATTGAAGAACTGCAAAGAAGCTATTTCaggaaaagggaaaaaaggAAAGATAATAATCATAGACGTATCAATTGATGAAACAAGTGATGATCATGAATTAACCGAGTTGCAATTGCACTTTGACATGGTAATGATGACTCTGCATAatggaaaagaaagagaaaagaaagaatggAAGAAACTCATCTATGACGCTGGCTTCAGCAGCTACAAGATTACTCCAATATGTGGCTTCAAGTCACTCATAGAAGTTTATCCCTAA
- the LOC25491779 gene encoding isoflavone 4'-O-methyltransferase, translated as MDFSSNGSEENQLYHAQIHLYKHIYGFINSMALKSAVELGIADAIQNHGKPMTLTELASSLKLHPSKVSVLYRLLRLLTHNGFFAKTTLMSGKEGEEETIYSLTPPSMLLISGKSTCLSPFVTGTVHPCRLNIWYSSTKWLTEEKELSLFESARGETFWDYLNKDTESDELSMFQEAMAADSQIFNLALKECNHVFEGLRSIVDVGGGRGGFTKLIHEAFPDLKCTVFDQPQVVANLSGDENLKFVGGDMFESIPSADAVLLKWILHDWNDDLSLKILKNCKTAISGKGKTGKVIIIDISIDETSDNHETNELKLDFDFMMMTLLNGKEREKKEWEKLIFDAGFSSYKITPICGFKSLIEVYP; from the exons ATGGATTTCAGTAGCAATGGCAGTGAAGAAAATCAACTGTATCACGCTCAAATCCATCTGTACAAACATATATACGGCTTTATAAATTCCATGGCACTCAAATCAGCCGTGGAACTAGGCATAGCAGATGCAATCCAAAACCATGGAAAACCAATGACTCTTACTGAATTAGCTTCATCTTTGAAACTCCACCCTTCTAAAGTTAGTGTCCTTTATCGTCTCTTGCGCTTGCTAACACACAATGGTTTCTTTGCGAAAACAACACTGATGAGTGgcaaagaaggagaagaagaaacaatATATTCTCTCACTCCTCCTTCAATGCTTCTCATAAGTGGCAAATCAACATGTTTGTCACCATTTGTTACCGGAACGGTTCATCCATGTCGTCTGAACATATGGTACTCCTCTACGAAATGGCTCACTGAGGAGAAGGAACTCAGTCTCTTTGAGAGCGCAAGAGGAGAGACATTTTGGGACTATCTTAACAAAGATACTGAATCTGATGAACTGAGTATGTTTCAAGAGGCTATGGCTGCTGATTCTCAAATCTTCAACCTTGCTCTAAAAGAGTGCAATCATGTGTTTGAAGGTTTGAGGTCTATAGTTGATGTTGGAGGTGGAAGAGGAGGTTTCACAAAACTCATCCATGAAGCTTTTCCTGACCTCAAATGCACAGTATTTGATCAACCACAGGTTGTGGCCAATTTATCTGgagatgaaaatttgaaatttgttgGTGGAGATATGTTCGAATCTATCCCTTCTGCAGATGCTGTTTTACTTAAG TGGATTCTGCATGATTGGAATGATGATCTCTCTTTAAAGATATTGAAGAACTGCAAAACAGCTATTTCAGGAAAAGGGAAAACGGGAAAGGTGATAATCATTGACATATCAATTGATGAAACAAGTGACAATCATGAAACAAATGAGTTGAAATTGGACTTTGACTTCATGATGATGACTTTGTTAAatggaaaagaaagagagaagaaagaatggGAGAAACTCATATTCGACGCAGGTTTCAGCAGCTATAAGATTACACCTATATGCGGTTTCAAGTCTCTCATCGAAGTATATCCATAA